In Orenia marismortui DSM 5156, the sequence CAGATCATTCCATCTATCTTTTTAAAATCTTGATTAATTTGAGCTTTGCTTTTGTCGAGAATAGTTAGAGGGTTTGCAGCTTTTAGTATACTAACATGAATTTTATTATAAATTCTAGAATAGAAGGAGATACTACCATCATTATTTATAGCTTTAGGAGAGGAAATAAAGAGGTCATTTCCAATGATTCTTCCTAAAGGGTTTAAGAACATCTTTTTTTCTAATTCAGCTTCTTTTATTCCTAGAAGATCTGCATATCTTTTAGTAGCTGCTATACCATCAAATTCATAAACTACTCTTTTTTCCACATCAACTTTTGTTACTTGCATTATATTGTTGCTATCTTCAAATATATTCTCTTTATAAATTTTAAAGTTATTATTATTTATAAAAGCAAATACAGCTGCATCATCATAAACTTTGCCATTTCTACTGACATAGGTAGTTTCAAAAGCTAAGTCATCACCGGCAGATCCCCCTATTAAATTTGGAGGATTTTCAAACCTACTTTCAACTACACTTAGTGCCTTTTCTTCTCCAGCATTATGTCCTGTGATTAATTGAATTATAAAACCTTTTTCCCCAGTTCTACTCATTTCAGATTCAGTGATTGCTTTCTCAATTTTATCATAATGTAAAATGGGGGTTTTGCTAACGTTTGGAATTACTGTAGTAGAAAAGTTTTCTATACTATTAAAAACTAATGCAACCAAAGAATTATTAGTGA encodes:
- a CDS encoding FIST signal transduction protein — its product is MFKIYQLKGNEQSIIKKLKDESIINPDLIIFFASSKAFDFNLLNKELSKGFPTTQLLGCTTSGEISYTGFTNNSLVALVFNSIENFSTTVIPNVSKTPILHYDKIEKAITESEMSRTGEKGFIIQLITGHNAGEEKALSVVESRFENPPNLIGGSAGDDLAFETTYVSRNGKVYDDAAVFAFINNNNFKIYKENIFEDSNNIMQVTKVDVEKRVVYEFDGIAATKRYADLLGIKEAELEKKMFLNPLGRIIGNDLFISSPKAINNDGSISFYSRIYNKIHVSILKAANPLTILDKSKAQINQDFKKIDGMICINCILRTLQFKEEKITNTYTQSLGELTKNFGGFTSYGEQIANLHLNQTLALLVTGTLKK